Proteins co-encoded in one Papaver somniferum cultivar HN1 chromosome 5, ASM357369v1, whole genome shotgun sequence genomic window:
- the LOC113277605 gene encoding polcalcin Ole e 3-like has translation MSSSKTADEKELLEDIENIFNRFDVNGDGKISLSDLSDVYKELGDEMTPEVLKKMMDDIDTDGDGFINLKEFIEYHRNTDGTIVFEDREIRFAFGMYDIDKNGLISPEELQQGLGYSADDCARIISALDTDGNINFEEFKKMMQKDIE, from the coding sequence ATGAGTAGCAGCAAGACGGCAGACGAAAAGGAATTATTAGaagatattgagaatattttcaatcGGTTTGATGTAAACGGAGATGGCAAAATTTCATTATCCGATTTATCAGATGTATATAAAGAACTTGGAGATGAAATGACACCAGAAGTGTTGAAAAAAATGATGGATGATATTGATACAGATGGTGATGGATTTATAAATTTGAAAGAGTTTATTGAATATCATCGTAATACTGACGGGACTATTGTTTTTGAAGATAGAGAAATAAGGTTTGCGTTTGGGATGTATGATATAGATAAAAATGGTTTGATATCTCCTGAAGAATTACAACAAGGCTTAGGTTATTCTGCTGATGATTGTGCAAGAATTATTAGTGCTCTTGATACTGATGGTAATATTAATTTTGAAGAGTTTAAGAAGATGATGCAAAAAGATATTGaatga